A part of Acropora palmata chromosome 6, jaAcrPala1.3, whole genome shotgun sequence genomic DNA contains:
- the LOC141884518 gene encoding uncharacterized protein LOC141884518, with product MSSDSNDFFDSDSSESSIDFEESGDEVEVFTGEHAPYQDEPLASDGEQDEESEDADLDGLTPSVLEGRFERRVAVSEWCNCKQCSDETLADALEFCCCREVTNAKRQLVFDGSIETTSCITQHEDYIALTNRTVLLQVAPLLHDQNGRAYRRRTGVHENEFVRAVAYRWVVRWLCGYMGWENRTPLPACIYNNIRCKFLTKNARGYTAAQARD from the exons ATGTCCAGTGATTCTAATGATTTCTTTGACTCCGACTCTTCTGAAAGTTCCATTGACTTCGAAGAATCTGGAGATGAAGTAGAAGTTTTTACAGGAGAGCACGCACCATACCAAGACGAACCGCTCGCAAGCGATGGCGAACAAGACGAAGAGAGCGAAGATGCTGACCTAGATGGACTGACGCCATCAGTTTTGGAGGGCAGATTTGAACGTCGCGTTGCAGTTAGCGAATG GTGCAATTGTAAACAATGCAGTGACGAAACCTTGGCAGACGCACTAGAATTCTGTTGTTGCCGCGAGGTCACAAATGCCAAAAGACAATTGGTTTTCGATGGCTCCATCGAAACCACAAGCTGTATCACGCAACACGAAGATTACATCGCTCTGACAAACAGGACTGTGCTCTTACAAGTTGCTCCTTTACTTCACGATCAGAATGGGAGGGCATACCGGCGACGAACTGGAGTGCATGAAAATGA ATTTGTGAGAGCTGTTGCATACCGATGGGTTGTAAGATGGTTGTGCGGTTACATGGGCTGGGAAAACAGAACACCACTTCCAGCTtgtatatataataatataaggTGCAAGTTCCTAACCAAAAACGCAAGAGGGTATACCGCTGCACAAGCAAGAGATTAG